A genomic segment from Pyrodictium occultum encodes:
- a CDS encoding DUF61 family protein — MDSTAADKLYLHLYRRIHMDKQFFSSIRPVEYKPLSVLLEEEKPSVRLASGSRHVLDRDDLERLRQRLPWYMHSLVKLPFYFIYSRVGEVGQYRLAGPDKWAAKALGLLLAGDITVEKWRLTRSEMARLLSSFKTLIIVSLSISV; from the coding sequence ATGGATTCTACAGCCGCAGACAAGCTCTATCTCCATCTGTACCGTAGGATACATATGGATAAACAGTTCTTCAGCTCTATTCGCCCCGTGGAGTACAAGCCCCTCAGCGTCCTGCTCGAGGAGGAGAAGCCCAGCGTGCGGTTGGCGTCAGGCAGCCGCCACGTGCTCGACCGGGATGACCTCGAGAGGCTTCGCCAGCGGCTCCCCTGGTACATGCACAGCCTGGTAAAGCTTCCCTTTTACTTCATATACTCGCGCGTGGGCGAAGTGGGCCAATACCGGCTGGCGGGTCCGGACAAGTGGGCCGCCAAGGCCCTGGGCCTACTCCTCGCCGGCGACATAACCGTCGAGAAGTGGAGGCTTACCAGGAGTGAAATGGCCCGCCTGCTCTCCTCGTTTAAAACCCTTATAATCGTCTCCCTATCAATTTCAGTATGA
- a CDS encoding transcriptional regulator: MRSLDEVMWETIRTLQSHGYSVEKIVYPEDPRRRSIDIVASRSGGSPLLVKVVEDAASLQPREFRELRGCSLLLDAASLVVADRDGDTELDYMVAHERSGVYVVNTEGLEAALDNSIYVVKRQGNYYMRINGERLREERTRKGYSLGDLASLLSVSRRSVYMYEQEEVDVSLSTALKLMEIFGEEVFKPIPILGEKPEPRRHMLVRHGSPHGDVGKALEAIARAGGDAVETKRIPPDVVARIGADKMLIVIERKRERRLEKRVYEAAKVASRVLARVIAITRRSGASGLEEYGAQVYRSLEEFASEVESGEPGEAHERPIGNSS; encoded by the coding sequence ATGCGGAGCCTGGATGAGGTAATGTGGGAAACCATAAGGACGCTACAGTCCCACGGCTATAGCGTAGAGAAGATAGTGTATCCTGAAGACCCTAGGAGACGCAGCATAGACATAGTGGCCTCTCGTAGCGGCGGCAGCCCGCTGCTGGTGAAGGTAGTCGAGGATGCTGCAAGCCTCCAGCCCAGAGAGTTCCGTGAGCTTCGTGGGTGCAGCCTACTACTAGACGCAGCGAGCCTAGTGGTTGCCGACAGGGACGGCGATACCGAGCTAGACTACATGGTTGCCCACGAGAGGTCCGGCGTCTACGTGGTGAACACTGAGGGGCTTGAAGCAGCTCTAGACAACTCCATCTATGTAGTGAAGAGACAGGGCAACTACTACATGAGGATAAACGGCGAAAGACTGCGCGAGGAGCGCACCCGGAAGGGATACAGCCTAGGCGACCTAGCATCGCTGCTGAGCGTAAGCCGCAGAAGCGTCTACATGTACGAGCAAGAAGAGGTGGATGTATCGCTGAGCACGGCGCTGAAGCTTATGGAAATATTCGGTGAGGAGGTATTCAAGCCTATACCAATACTTGGCGAGAAGCCCGAACCGAGACGGCACATGCTAGTGAGGCATGGAAGCCCCCACGGCGATGTAGGCAAGGCGCTGGAGGCTATAGCGAGAGCTGGCGGCGACGCTGTGGAGACTAAGCGTATACCGCCGGACGTGGTTGCCAGGATAGGAGCTGACAAGATGCTGATAGTTATAGAGCGTAAGAGGGAACGTAGGCTGGAGAAGAGGGTCTACGAGGCAGCCAAGGTTGCTTCCAGGGTACTTGCCAGAGTGATAGCCATAACCAGGAGGAGCGGTGCCTCGGGCCTAGAGGAATATGGCGCCCAGGTGTATAGGAGCCTCGAGGAGTTCGCTTCCGAGGTTGAATCTGGGGAGCCCGGTGAGGCTCACGAACGACCTATAGGTAATAGCTCTTAA
- the aspS gene encoding aspartate--tRNA(Asn) ligase codes for MAIRLRDRVYIADLLGKGEVGKEYTVAGWVDTVRAHGGIVFIILRDRTGKMQLVVKRNVSKESWKIAKSLNPESVIAARGALVESKAALGGRELVVSELVVYSEAEPLPIDIRDYRKTTLAKRLDWRFLDLRNPRNMLIFLVEAEMARAARDWFYEHGFVEIFTPKIVGAATEGGAEVFSLVYFDKPAFLAQSPQLYKQMGVISGFERVFEIGPAFRAEPHHTTRHLTEYTSLDLEMGFIDSFEDVMDTVEGVVRAMVRRVIEVYGDRIREYFPDARLEEPKEIPRITIREAYKLLESAGVPVEWGEDLSSEAERRLGEIIEREYGSPMVFVTEYPWRARPFYTMRKPDDPEWTLSFDLLFRGLEIATGGQREHRYEVLLRQIEEKGLNPKSFEWYLNMFRFGAPPHGGAGIGLERVVMQLLGLGNIREARLLPRDPERLVP; via the coding sequence TTGGCGATAAGGCTGCGTGACCGCGTTTATATAGCCGATCTCCTCGGTAAGGGTGAGGTGGGGAAAGAGTATACCGTAGCCGGCTGGGTGGACACGGTTAGAGCTCATGGAGGCATCGTCTTCATTATCCTCAGAGACCGCACTGGAAAGATGCAGCTTGTCGTCAAGAGGAATGTCTCAAAGGAGTCATGGAAGATCGCCAAGAGCTTGAACCCGGAGAGTGTTATAGCTGCGAGAGGCGCTCTGGTGGAGAGCAAGGCCGCCCTAGGCGGCCGCGAGCTCGTTGTTAGCGAGCTAGTTGTCTACTCCGAGGCCGAGCCGCTACCCATAGATATAAGGGACTATCGGAAGACTACACTGGCGAAGAGGCTTGACTGGAGATTCCTCGATCTGCGAAACCCCAGGAACATGTTGATATTCCTAGTGGAGGCAGAGATGGCCAGGGCTGCCAGGGACTGGTTCTACGAGCACGGGTTTGTGGAGATATTCACACCCAAGATAGTCGGCGCAGCTACAGAGGGCGGTGCCGAGGTCTTCAGCTTGGTTTACTTTGATAAGCCGGCCTTTCTCGCGCAGTCTCCCCAGCTCTACAAGCAGATGGGCGTCATATCTGGCTTCGAACGCGTCTTCGAGATAGGCCCGGCCTTCCGTGCCGAACCTCATCATACGACGCGCCATCTGACAGAGTACACTAGCCTCGACCTGGAGATGGGCTTCATAGACAGCTTTGAGGACGTGATGGACACTGTTGAAGGCGTTGTGAGGGCTATGGTGAGGCGGGTTATAGAGGTCTACGGTGACCGGATAAGGGAGTACTTCCCGGACGCCAGGCTCGAGGAGCCTAAGGAGATACCGAGGATAACCATACGTGAGGCGTACAAGCTCCTGGAGTCAGCTGGTGTACCGGTTGAATGGGGGGAGGATTTGAGTAGTGAAGCGGAGAGGAGGCTCGGCGAGATAATAGAAAGGGAGTACGGCTCCCCCATGGTGTTCGTTACCGAGTACCCGTGGCGCGCCAGGCCCTTCTACACGATGAGAAAGCCTGATGACCCGGAGTGGACGCTTAGCTTCGACCTGCTCTTCCGTGGGCTCGAGATAGCTACCGGCGGACAGCGAGAGCACCGCTACGAGGTGTTATTGAGGCAGATAGAGGAGAAGGGGTTGAACCCTAAGAGCTTCGAATGGTACCTCAACATGTTCCGGTTCGGAGCCCCGCCCCATGGAGGCGCGGGGATAGGCCTGGAGAGGGTTGTAATGCAGCTGCTCGGCCTCGGGAACATACGTGAGGCACGGCTGCTTCCACGTGACCCGGAGAGGCTGGTGCCATAG
- a CDS encoding TIGR04053 family radical SAM/SPASM domain-containing protein: MGQSHSSHHVVLHRRWPFEEKPLLIFWETTKACMLACKHCRASAILEPLPGELSHEEAVRLIDDIAGFGKPSPILVFTGGDPLMRKDIWSLVARAKERGIRVAMAPAVSPKLTNEAISKMVELGVDGVSISIDGSKPEIHDSIRGIPGVFNRSIEVIKKMMGFGLRVQVNTAVMRDNVEDLADMVKLLLDLGIRVWEVFYLIPVGRAQRELDLTPQEWEDVSHFLYEASKYGIVVRTTEGPMFRRVAIMRRLLELHGYDPDEVLKPGPLYRRLVSRLRSLLGEPRGKPLASTTGTRDGKGIIFISHDGLVYPSGFMPYPVGSVRRESIVKIYRENPVLRKIRAAEFRGRCGACEFRDICGGSRARAYVLRADPLGEDPACPYTPGEFARLIEKLGLDTRRAVEEIEGLRHVLPPLPGESPGS, from the coding sequence ATGGGGCAATCGCATAGCAGCCACCACGTGGTGCTTCATCGGCGCTGGCCCTTCGAGGAGAAACCCCTGCTAATATTCTGGGAGACTACTAAGGCTTGCATGCTAGCCTGTAAGCACTGCCGTGCTTCCGCGATCCTTGAGCCCCTGCCCGGAGAGCTTAGCCACGAGGAGGCGGTGAGGCTCATCGACGATATAGCTGGCTTCGGCAAGCCCTCCCCGATACTAGTGTTTACCGGTGGAGATCCCTTGATGAGGAAGGATATATGGAGCCTTGTAGCGAGGGCCAAGGAGCGCGGGATAAGAGTTGCTATGGCTCCTGCTGTGAGCCCGAAGCTCACAAACGAGGCTATAAGTAAGATGGTTGAGCTCGGCGTTGACGGTGTGAGCATAAGTATTGATGGGAGTAAGCCGGAGATACATGACAGCATACGCGGTATTCCAGGTGTTTTCAATAGGAGCATAGAGGTCATAAAGAAGATGATGGGCTTTGGTCTACGTGTGCAGGTAAACACGGCCGTCATGCGTGACAACGTGGAGGATCTAGCCGACATGGTTAAGCTCCTGCTAGACCTTGGTATACGCGTCTGGGAAGTCTTCTACCTCATACCCGTCGGCCGTGCCCAGAGGGAGCTTGATCTAACACCCCAGGAGTGGGAGGATGTAAGCCACTTCCTCTACGAGGCCTCTAAGTACGGCATAGTAGTGCGTACGACGGAGGGCCCCATGTTCAGGCGCGTAGCTATAATGCGCAGGCTACTCGAACTCCACGGCTATGACCCCGACGAGGTGTTGAAGCCTGGGCCGCTCTACCGGCGCCTAGTCTCCAGGCTTCGCAGCCTCCTTGGGGAGCCCCGCGGCAAGCCATTGGCTTCGACCACCGGCACGCGCGACGGCAAGGGCATAATATTCATCTCTCATGACGGCCTGGTCTACCCGAGCGGCTTCATGCCCTATCCCGTGGGGAGTGTGAGGAGGGAGAGCATAGTAAAGATTTACCGGGAGAACCCGGTGCTCAGGAAGATACGCGCCGCCGAGTTCAGGGGGAGGTGCGGCGCCTGCGAGTTCCGCGACATCTGCGGTGGCAGTAGGGCCCGCGCCTACGTGCTGCGCGCCGACCCCCTGGGTGAGGACCCCGCGTGCCCCTACACTCCTGGAGAGTTCGCCAGGCTCATTGAAAAGCTCGGCCTAGACACCCGGAGGGCTGTCGAGGAGATAGAGGGGCTGAGGCACGTGCTCCCTCCCCTACCCGGCGAATCTCCGGGCTCCTAG
- a CDS encoding Lrp/AsnC family transcriptional regulator: MALAGLAPGVLERLGSELAAEALMELQYRFPLTATPYCDVADRLGVSVERLLAVLRELREKRILKRVGFYFNYRAARKRGALIAIETSRPNEATRLLLEMLEDVTHSYLRDHPVYNLWVVGKHRDPERIVEAARRAAELYGTGRWLVLWGEKTLRLSVKYDLERGVSRAGPMSKVALRPPRPEDLGYTTALARALRVLPLEPHPYAVIARQFNMSEDEVVAAMKEMLDKGILGDPGAALDGHRLGFIFNGMVTIAPRNMDQLEDLCSWVVDNIEEATHVVKRSATPPGSWRHLCYFMIHAVDEERVKPVLERLSGCPYMDDYMVIKSLEDLLPGVIR; the protein is encoded by the coding sequence ATGGCACTGGCTGGCCTCGCCCCAGGCGTCCTCGAGAGGCTTGGGAGCGAGCTGGCGGCAGAAGCGCTCATGGAGCTCCAGTACCGCTTCCCGCTGACAGCGACCCCCTACTGTGACGTCGCCGACAGGCTTGGCGTCAGCGTGGAGAGGCTGCTGGCGGTGCTCCGGGAGCTTAGGGAGAAGAGGATACTCAAGCGGGTCGGCTTCTACTTCAACTACCGCGCGGCCCGCAAACGCGGAGCCCTCATAGCGATTGAGACCAGTAGGCCGAATGAGGCCACCAGGCTCCTCCTGGAGATGCTAGAGGATGTCACGCATAGCTATCTCCGCGACCACCCAGTATACAACCTATGGGTTGTGGGTAAGCATAGGGACCCGGAGAGGATAGTGGAGGCTGCCAGGCGCGCCGCCGAGCTCTACGGCACCGGCCGGTGGCTGGTACTCTGGGGCGAGAAGACGCTACGGCTCAGCGTGAAGTATGACCTTGAAAGAGGCGTTAGCAGGGCCGGGCCTATGAGCAAGGTGGCGCTCCGTCCGCCTCGGCCGGAAGACCTCGGCTATACCACGGCCCTCGCCCGCGCATTGAGGGTTCTGCCGCTGGAGCCACACCCCTATGCTGTGATAGCAAGGCAATTCAACATGTCGGAAGACGAGGTAGTGGCCGCTATGAAGGAGATGCTGGATAAGGGCATACTAGGCGACCCCGGCGCCGCTCTCGACGGTCATAGGCTGGGCTTCATATTCAACGGAATGGTGACCATAGCTCCCCGTAACATGGACCAGCTGGAGGACCTCTGCAGCTGGGTTGTAGACAACATCGAGGAGGCTACCCATGTTGTCAAGCGCTCTGCCACCCCGCCGGGCAGCTGGAGGCATCTATGCTACTTCATGATACATGCTGTGGACGAGGAAAGGGTGAAGCCAGTGCTCGAGCGCCTCAGCGGGTGCCCCTACATGGACGACTACATGGTGATCAAGAGTCTTGAGGACCTACTGCCCGGCGTGATCAGATAA